In Liquorilactobacillus hordei DSM 19519, the following proteins share a genomic window:
- a CDS encoding acetate/propionate family kinase, translated as MKKVLSINSGSSSLKISLFAMPTEQRLAKIMVDYSDETNQLVAITLPNHELIVQHYHNKLSPVELALKLLTKHKVINNPQEIAAIGHRIVAGGELFQRSIEITTEIMQKLESINELAPLHNPANIAGILDAQQLLPNCPQIAVFDTAFHTDLPPENFLYALPLEYYRKYRIRKYGAHGTSHRFVAQQAAKMLHLPLNELKLITLHLGSGASVTAIKNGKSYDTSMGFSPLTGLMMSTRCGDIDPSALVYLLKHHVFSDMNECMEILNKQSGLLGVSELSKDMREIERASTENPQAALAIKMFVKRVCDYIGSYWLELGGADALVFTGGIGENDCHLRELISERLSCLGINFQSQQNQSRDLPFDFASTDSQARLLVIPTDEELMIARDAYSLLSSKQLCNQTAVNY; from the coding sequence ATGAAAAAAGTATTATCAATCAATTCTGGTAGTTCATCATTGAAAATCAGTCTATTCGCAATGCCAACTGAGCAACGTCTAGCAAAAATTATGGTCGATTACTCAGATGAAACTAACCAGTTAGTAGCTATTACATTGCCTAATCATGAATTAATTGTTCAGCACTATCATAATAAACTATCACCCGTAGAACTAGCCTTGAAGTTATTAACAAAACACAAAGTAATTAATAATCCACAAGAAATTGCTGCAATTGGCCACAGAATAGTTGCAGGTGGTGAGCTCTTCCAACGTTCAATAGAAATTACAACTGAAATAATGCAAAAGCTGGAAAGTATTAATGAACTAGCTCCATTACATAATCCAGCAAATATAGCTGGAATTTTGGACGCACAACAATTATTGCCTAACTGTCCTCAAATTGCTGTTTTTGATACTGCTTTTCATACCGACTTACCTCCTGAAAACTTCTTATATGCATTGCCACTTGAATATTATCGTAAATATAGGATTAGAAAATATGGAGCACATGGTACCAGTCATCGTTTTGTTGCCCAGCAAGCAGCTAAAATGCTCCATCTACCGCTGAATGAACTAAAACTAATTACCTTGCATTTAGGTTCTGGAGCTTCCGTGACGGCAATTAAAAATGGTAAAAGCTATGATACTTCAATGGGTTTTTCTCCATTAACAGGTTTGATGATGAGCACTCGCTGTGGTGATATTGATCCTTCCGCACTAGTTTATTTATTAAAACACCACGTTTTTTCAGACATGAATGAATGTATGGAAATTTTAAATAAACAATCCGGACTATTAGGAGTCTCTGAACTTAGCAAAGATATGCGTGAAATTGAACGAGCATCTACAGAAAATCCACAAGCAGCACTAGCAATCAAAATGTTTGTAAAACGTGTTTGTGATTATATTGGTTCATACTGGCTAGAATTAGGTGGGGCTGATGCTTTAGTTTTTACTGGCGGAATTGGTGAAAATGATTGCCACTTGCGGGAACTGATTAGTGAACGTTTAAGCTGTCTAGGAATTAATTTTCAATCACAGCAAAATCAAAGTCGTGACTTACCTTTCGACTTTGCTTCCACTGATAGCCAAGCACGTTTACTTGTAATTCCAACAGATGAAGAATTAATGATTGCAAGAGATGCATACTCGCTACTTTCAAGCAAACAATTATGTAACCAAACTGCTGTTAATTATTAA
- a CDS encoding DapH/DapD/GlmU-related protein — translation MHIEFPDLSRDKPVIGKGTQLKRTTLGEWVELGENNLIDNCVIGDYNYTGQYCFMQNSDLKKFISIAAQVRIGPTNHPYDRVSQHIFSYNGASYGFEQKDTDFLEKRQQIRTTIGNDVWIGHGAIIQSGLTVGDGAVIGSGAVVTHDVAPYTIVGGVSAKVIKDRFADEIKTDLEQIAWWNWSRQKLEEYYLDFRLPVEEFIKKHLKD, via the coding sequence ATGCATATTGAATTCCCAGATTTATCAAGAGACAAACCTGTTATTGGTAAAGGAACACAATTAAAACGGACTACATTAGGAGAATGGGTAGAACTGGGAGAAAACAATCTAATCGATAATTGCGTGATTGGTGATTATAATTATACTGGTCAATATTGTTTCATGCAAAATAGTGATTTAAAAAAATTTATTAGCATTGCCGCACAAGTTCGAATTGGACCTACTAATCATCCATATGATCGTGTTTCACAACATATTTTTTCATATAACGGTGCCTCATATGGATTTGAACAAAAAGATACTGATTTTTTGGAGAAACGCCAACAGATAAGGACAACAATTGGAAATGATGTGTGGATTGGGCATGGAGCGATTATTCAATCAGGGTTAACGGTCGGGGATGGCGCAGTAATAGGTTCTGGTGCTGTAGTGACACATGATGTTGCACCATATACGATTGTTGGTGGGGTATCGGCAAAAGTAATTAAAGATCGTTTCGCAGATGAGATAAAAACAGACTTAGAACAAATTGCATGGTGGAATTGGTCAAGGCAAAAGCTAGAAGAATATTATTTGGATTTCAGATTACCGGTTGAAGAATTTATAAAGAAGCATTTAAAAGATTGA